Proteins co-encoded in one Trueperella abortisuis genomic window:
- the scpB gene encoding SMC-Scp complex subunit ScpB, giving the protein MSDVQRGALEAILMVAPEPIPADRLAASIDLPEADTDSLLRAMARAYTEEQRGFELREAGGGWRFYSHPRYSEIVAGFITSGQSSRLSVQALETLAVIAYRQPCTRAQIASIRGVEVDSVVRTLVTRGLVEQVGSTAATGASLYATTPLFLEKMGMNSLDDLAPLAPYLPDDADLDEVEKELR; this is encoded by the coding sequence ATGAGTGACGTTCAGCGTGGCGCCCTCGAGGCGATCTTGATGGTGGCGCCCGAGCCCATCCCGGCGGATCGGCTCGCGGCGTCCATCGACCTGCCCGAGGCCGATACCGACTCCCTCCTGCGCGCGATGGCTCGTGCCTACACGGAGGAACAGCGCGGATTCGAGCTACGCGAGGCGGGTGGCGGCTGGCGCTTCTACTCCCACCCGCGCTACAGCGAGATCGTGGCCGGATTCATCACATCGGGCCAGTCCTCCCGGCTGTCGGTCCAAGCGCTCGAGACGCTCGCCGTCATCGCCTACCGCCAGCCGTGCACCCGCGCACAAATCGCGTCAATCCGTGGAGTTGAGGTAGACTCTGTTGTTCGAACTTTGGTCACCAGGGGGTTGGTCGAGCAGGTGGGAAGCACGGCCGCCACGGGCGCGAGCCTGTACGCCACCACCCCGCTCTTCCTTGAGAAGATGGGCATGAACTCACTCGACGACCTGGCCCCCTTGGCGCCCTACCTGCCAGACGATGCCGACCTCGACGAGGTCGAAAAGGAGCTACGATGA
- a CDS encoding segregation and condensation protein A, with protein MSGDEDLFSDGFAVDLDVFSGPFEVLLSLISRKKLDVTEVALAEVTDEFLDFVRVHEADLSQMSQFVVIAATLLDMKAARLLPHEEVEEEDVEILSARDLLFAKLLQYKAYKDVAADLAATLAVQSLSHARDVPMEERFRALLPEVELRIGVEDLALLAARALTRMPEEVTFDHLHDPLVPVETQVDYLRQTLVVGERVSFTELCRQAHSVTTVVSRFLAVLEMLRGGEVDVEQNGPLATLFITRTATPKDARPSADVSAALLASAPSAGENDESEDSDE; from the coding sequence GTGAGCGGCGACGAGGATCTCTTTAGCGATGGATTCGCCGTCGATCTCGATGTCTTTTCGGGGCCGTTTGAGGTTCTCCTCTCACTGATTTCCCGCAAGAAGCTCGACGTCACCGAGGTGGCGCTGGCCGAAGTGACCGACGAGTTCCTGGACTTCGTGCGTGTTCACGAGGCCGACCTGTCGCAGATGTCCCAGTTCGTCGTCATCGCCGCGACCCTACTGGACATGAAAGCGGCGCGCCTGCTTCCGCACGAGGAGGTCGAGGAAGAGGACGTGGAGATCCTCAGCGCACGTGACCTCCTGTTCGCCAAGCTCTTGCAGTACAAGGCCTACAAGGACGTTGCAGCCGACCTTGCTGCCACGCTGGCCGTGCAGTCGCTGTCCCACGCGCGTGACGTGCCGATGGAGGAGCGCTTCCGCGCTCTTTTACCCGAGGTCGAATTGCGCATCGGCGTGGAGGACCTTGCCCTGCTGGCGGCGCGCGCCTTGACCCGCATGCCTGAGGAGGTCACCTTCGACCACCTGCACGACCCGCTGGTGCCCGTCGAGACCCAGGTGGACTACCTGCGCCAGACCCTCGTGGTGGGGGAGCGGGTCTCCTTCACCGAACTGTGCCGGCAGGCCCACTCGGTCACGACCGTGGTCTCCCGCTTCCTGGCGGTCCTTGAGATGCTGCGCGGCGGGGAGGTCGATGTCGAGCAAAATGGCCCACTGGCCACCCTCTTCATCACGCGCACGGCAACGCCGAAAGACGCCCGCCCTTCGGCGGATGTGTCTGCGGCGCTCCTGGCATCGGCGCCGTCGGCGGGGGAGAATGACGAAAGTGAGGATAGCGATGAGTGA
- a CDS encoding ParA family protein has translation MTPVQTDLLDDLDPGRDFPLPADLDSHGPARIIAMCNQKGGVGKTTTSINLAAALAEYGRKVLIVDFDPQGAASAGVGINAMSLERTLYDEMLSAKPDITRIIHHTSTENLDIVPSNIELSAAEIQLINEVAREQSLLRVLRPIVNDYDVIIVDCQPSLGLLTINALTAAHGVMIPLEAEFFAMRGVALLIDQIERVQDRLNPQLSVDGVLLTMVDTRTLHAREVISTIRQQFGEKVFETQIPRTVRFPDATVAAEPITSYDPKSKGAEAYRRLARELICRGGAP, from the coding sequence GTGACTCCTGTACAGACTGATCTCCTCGACGACCTAGATCCCGGCCGCGACTTTCCGCTCCCCGCCGATCTGGATTCCCACGGTCCTGCCCGCATCATCGCCATGTGCAACCAGAAGGGCGGCGTGGGCAAGACGACCACCTCGATCAACCTCGCCGCGGCGCTGGCCGAATACGGGCGCAAGGTTCTCATCGTCGATTTTGACCCGCAAGGCGCGGCATCTGCGGGCGTGGGTATCAACGCGATGAGCCTCGAGCGGACGCTGTATGACGAGATGCTCTCCGCCAAGCCCGACATCACGCGGATCATCCACCACACCTCCACCGAGAACCTCGACATTGTGCCGTCGAACATTGAGCTGTCCGCCGCCGAAATCCAGCTCATTAACGAGGTGGCGCGCGAACAGTCGCTCCTGCGGGTGTTGCGTCCGATAGTCAACGATTACGACGTCATCATCGTCGACTGCCAGCCCTCCCTCGGCCTGCTCACCATCAACGCGCTCACCGCCGCCCACGGCGTCATGATCCCACTGGAGGCGGAGTTCTTCGCCATGCGCGGCGTTGCGCTCCTTATCGACCAGATCGAGCGTGTCCAAGACCGACTCAACCCGCAGCTGAGCGTGGATGGCGTACTGCTGACCATGGTCGACACGCGCACGCTACACGCTCGCGAGGTGATCTCCACGATCCGCCAACAGTTCGGGGAGAAGGTCTTCGAGACCCAGATCCCTCGCACCGTCCGCTTCCCGGACGCCACAGTGGCGGCTGAACCGATTACCAGCTACGACCCGAAATCGAAGGGCGCCGAGGCCTACCGCCGGCTTGCACGCGAACTGATCTGCCGTGGCGGCGCACCCTAG
- the xerD gene encoding site-specific tyrosine recombinase XerD, producing the protein MDRRAKVHGSDFARDVSQFLAHLSVERSLSTNTTSAYRRDISHYVNHLESRGVHSFSSATPEDAASFVDYLRDGRAGAVFATSSVARMVTAIRRLHGFLYLEGRTSADPTADLRPPKIGQRLPKAITVEQMTALIEAASVGDGPIALRDRALVEVLYGTGARIAEAVGLTADDVDLDSATIRLFGKGRKERILPLGQYAIAALEAYLVRGRPALAAKGTGTASLFLNTRGKPLTRQSAWTAIKAIAQRAGIEGVSPHTFRHSFATHLLQGGADVRIVQEMLGHSSVTTTQIYTKVTTQTMRETYASSHPRALHT; encoded by the coding sequence GTGGACAGACGCGCTAAAGTGCATGGCAGTGATTTTGCGCGCGACGTCAGCCAATTCCTCGCCCACCTCAGCGTGGAGCGCTCGCTCTCGACGAACACCACCTCCGCCTACCGGCGCGACATCTCCCATTATGTGAATCACCTCGAATCGCGCGGCGTGCACTCCTTTTCGAGCGCCACGCCCGAGGACGCCGCCAGTTTCGTCGACTACCTGCGAGATGGGCGGGCGGGCGCGGTCTTCGCCACGTCCTCGGTGGCGCGGATGGTGACCGCGATCCGACGCCTGCACGGATTCCTCTACCTCGAGGGCCGCACGTCCGCCGACCCCACGGCTGACCTGCGCCCACCGAAGATCGGCCAGCGCCTACCCAAGGCGATCACGGTCGAGCAGATGACCGCCCTGATCGAGGCCGCATCCGTCGGTGACGGGCCGATCGCTCTGCGTGACCGCGCCCTCGTCGAGGTCCTCTACGGCACCGGCGCGCGCATCGCGGAGGCGGTGGGGCTCACGGCCGACGACGTCGACCTTGATTCCGCCACGATTCGTCTGTTCGGCAAGGGTCGTAAGGAGCGAATCCTCCCGCTTGGGCAGTACGCCATCGCCGCGCTGGAGGCCTACCTCGTGCGAGGCAGGCCTGCGCTGGCGGCGAAGGGGACCGGCACGGCGTCGTTATTCCTCAACACGCGAGGCAAACCGCTCACCCGGCAGTCGGCGTGGACGGCGATTAAAGCGATCGCCCAGCGCGCCGGGATCGAGGGCGTCTCGCCGCATACCTTCCGCCACTCGTTCGCCACCCACCTGCTCCAGGGCGGAGCGGACGTGCGGATCGTCCAGGAAATGCTCGGCCACTCGTCGGTGACCACGACGCAGATCTACACCAAGGTCACCACGCAGACGATGCGTGAAACGTATGCCAGTTCCCACCCTCGAGCCCTGCACACTTAA
- the tkt gene encoding transketolase, protein MTFEWSDLDQKAVDTGRVLAADAVQNVGNGHPGTAMSLSPAAYLLFQKVMRNDPADDAWLGRDRFVLSAGHSSLTQYVQLFLAGYGLEVEDLKALRTEGSLTPGHPEYGHTKGVEITTGPLGQGLASAVGMAMASRRAHGLFDPNTPEGESVFDHFVYVIAGDGCMQEGVTSEASSIAGTQNLGNLIVIYDDNRISIEDDTSIAFSEDVLARYEAYGWHTQHVSWLGDGEYHEDVEALYRAIEEAKKVTDKPSVIKLSTIIAWPAPTKQGTGASHGSALGEDEIRQTKEFLGLDPDKSFYIDPKVLEHTRAQAKVKAEAARAAWEPKFDTWAKENPEAKALLDRVLAHRLPDGYADAFPTFEADKPVATRAASGVVLNAIKDALPELWGGSADLAGSNNTIMKGEPSFFPEERSSAMFPGNEYGRNLHFGIREHGMGSIVNGIALDGLTRPYGATFFVFADYMRPAVRLAALMKIPSTFVWTHDSVGVGEDGPTHQPVEHLWAYRAIPGLDIVRPADANETSYAWRGILERTDRPAGLILSRQNLPVPARGEGALASAEGVLKGGYVLADAEQLDVVIMATGSEVSVALEAREELAKEGIGARVVSMPCLEWFEEQPEDYRESVLPSSVKARVSVEAGSTLGWRNYVGDAGRTVGIDHFGESANGGLLLKKYGMTAQNVVKAAKESIAAATK, encoded by the coding sequence ATGACGTTCGAATGGAGCGACCTTGACCAGAAGGCCGTAGACACCGGCCGCGTGCTCGCCGCCGACGCCGTGCAGAATGTCGGCAACGGCCACCCAGGCACGGCCATGTCGCTGTCGCCCGCCGCCTACCTGCTCTTCCAGAAGGTCATGCGCAATGACCCAGCTGATGACGCCTGGCTCGGCCGGGATCGCTTCGTCCTGTCCGCCGGTCATTCCTCGCTGACCCAGTACGTCCAGCTTTTCCTCGCCGGCTACGGCCTCGAGGTTGAGGACCTCAAGGCGCTGCGCACCGAAGGCTCCCTCACCCCCGGCCACCCCGAGTACGGCCACACGAAGGGCGTGGAGATCACCACCGGCCCGCTCGGCCAGGGCCTGGCCTCCGCGGTTGGCATGGCGATGGCATCTCGCCGCGCCCACGGCCTATTCGACCCAAACACCCCCGAGGGCGAATCCGTCTTTGACCACTTTGTCTACGTCATCGCGGGAGACGGTTGCATGCAGGAGGGCGTGACCTCCGAGGCGTCCTCCATCGCGGGGACCCAAAACCTGGGCAACCTCATCGTCATTTACGACGACAACCGCATCTCCATTGAGGACGACACCTCGATCGCCTTCTCCGAGGACGTCCTGGCCCGCTACGAGGCCTACGGCTGGCACACTCAGCACGTGAGCTGGCTCGGCGACGGCGAGTACCACGAGGACGTCGAGGCGCTCTACCGGGCCATCGAGGAGGCCAAGAAGGTCACCGACAAGCCCTCGGTCATCAAGCTGTCCACGATCATCGCCTGGCCGGCGCCCACCAAGCAGGGCACCGGCGCCTCGCACGGCTCGGCCCTTGGCGAGGACGAGATCCGCCAGACCAAGGAGTTCCTCGGCCTCGACCCGGACAAGTCCTTCTACATCGATCCCAAGGTGCTCGAGCACACCCGCGCCCAGGCCAAGGTGAAGGCCGAGGCGGCTCGCGCCGCGTGGGAGCCGAAGTTCGACACGTGGGCAAAGGAGAACCCCGAGGCCAAGGCCTTGCTCGACCGGGTGCTCGCCCACAGGCTTCCCGACGGCTACGCCGACGCCTTCCCAACCTTCGAGGCGGACAAGCCGGTAGCTACCCGCGCCGCCTCCGGCGTCGTGCTCAACGCGATCAAGGACGCCCTGCCCGAGCTGTGGGGCGGCTCCGCCGATCTCGCGGGCTCGAACAACACGATCATGAAGGGCGAGCCGTCCTTCTTCCCCGAAGAGCGCTCATCGGCGATGTTCCCCGGCAACGAGTACGGGCGCAACCTGCACTTCGGCATCCGCGAACACGGCATGGGCTCCATCGTCAACGGCATCGCGCTAGACGGTCTGACCCGCCCGTATGGCGCAACCTTCTTCGTCTTCGCAGACTACATGCGCCCGGCCGTCCGCCTTGCGGCGCTCATGAAGATCCCCTCCACCTTCGTGTGGACCCACGACTCGGTGGGTGTGGGCGAGGACGGCCCCACGCATCAGCCGGTTGAGCACCTGTGGGCCTACCGCGCGATCCCTGGCCTGGATATCGTCCGCCCGGCGGACGCCAACGAGACCTCCTACGCCTGGCGCGGCATCCTCGAGCGCACCGACCGCCCGGCCGGCCTCATCCTGTCCCGCCAAAACCTTCCCGTCCCCGCCCGTGGCGAGGGGGCGCTGGCCTCGGCTGAAGGCGTCCTCAAGGGCGGCTACGTGCTGGCCGATGCCGAGCAGCTCGACGTCGTCATCATGGCCACCGGCTCCGAGGTTTCCGTGGCGCTCGAAGCCCGCGAGGAGCTGGCCAAGGAGGGCATCGGCGCGCGCGTCGTCTCGATGCCGTGCCTGGAGTGGTTTGAGGAGCAGCCTGAGGACTACCGCGAGTCGGTGCTGCCCTCCTCCGTCAAGGCGCGCGTCTCGGTGGAGGCCGGCTCGACGCTCGGCTGGCGCAACTATGTGGGTGACGCCGGTCGCACGGTCGGCATCGACCACTTCGGCGAATCCGCCAACGGCGGCTTGCTGCTGAAGAAGTACGGCATGACCGCGCAAAACGTGGTCAAGGCCGCCAAGGAATCCATCGCTGCGGCCACGAAGTAG
- the tal gene encoding transaldolase, with product MSNLAKLSELGVSIWLDDLSRSRLDSGNLEGLIHDHSVVGVTTNPSIFQAAISGSDAYRDDIARLADEGKTAEEIITALTTDDVRRACDLFAPTFEASRGYDGRVSIEVDPRLAHNPAPTLAQAKELWAMVDRPNVMIKIPATKAGLPAIRDAIAAGLSVNVTLIFSVERYEEVIDAYLSGLEAALAAGKDLSTIHSVASFFVSRVDTEIDARLEKIGGQSALAMRGKAGVANARNAYAAFLKHVESERFRDLEDEGANMQRPLWASTGVKNPDYSPTLYVDQLATAHVVNTMPEATLWATKDGAELAGDTVRPNLDEAANTIKRLTLLGIDVPGVAAKLEEEGVEKFETAWDQLIDTVTDAMNAN from the coding sequence GTGTCCAATCTTGCAAAGCTCTCCGAGCTCGGTGTGTCCATCTGGCTCGACGATCTCTCGCGCTCCCGGCTCGATTCGGGCAACCTCGAGGGGCTTATTCACGATCATTCGGTCGTGGGCGTGACCACTAACCCCTCCATCTTCCAAGCCGCCATCTCCGGCTCGGATGCCTACCGGGACGACATCGCACGCCTGGCGGACGAGGGAAAGACGGCCGAGGAGATCATCACCGCCCTCACCACCGACGACGTGCGGCGGGCCTGCGACCTGTTCGCACCCACGTTCGAGGCGAGCCGCGGCTACGACGGGCGCGTGTCGATCGAGGTAGACCCGCGTCTGGCCCACAACCCCGCCCCCACTTTGGCGCAGGCCAAGGAACTGTGGGCGATGGTTGACCGCCCGAACGTGATGATCAAGATCCCTGCCACGAAGGCGGGCCTGCCGGCCATCCGCGACGCGATCGCCGCGGGCCTTTCGGTCAACGTCACGCTCATCTTCTCGGTTGAGCGCTACGAGGAGGTCATCGATGCCTACCTCAGCGGACTCGAGGCGGCCCTCGCGGCCGGCAAGGATCTTTCCACCATCCACTCCGTCGCCTCCTTCTTCGTCTCCCGTGTGGATACGGAGATCGATGCGCGGCTGGAGAAGATCGGCGGCCAGTCCGCGCTTGCCATGCGCGGCAAGGCTGGCGTGGCCAACGCGCGCAACGCCTATGCCGCTTTCCTCAAGCATGTCGAGTCGGAACGCTTCCGCGACCTGGAGGACGAGGGCGCCAACATGCAACGTCCGCTGTGGGCTTCCACGGGCGTGAAGAACCCCGACTACTCCCCCACCCTGTACGTGGATCAACTCGCCACCGCACACGTGGTCAACACGATGCCGGAGGCGACACTGTGGGCCACGAAGGACGGCGCGGAGCTTGCGGGCGACACCGTGCGCCCCAACCTCGACGAGGCCGCGAACACGATCAAGCGCCTGACCCTTCTGGGCATCGACGTCCCCGGCGTCGCCGCCAAGCTCGAGGAGGAGGGCGTGGAGAAGTTCGAGACCGCCTGGGATCAGCTCATCGATACGGTCACCGACGCGATGAACGCTAACTAG